One Burkholderia pyrrocinia DNA segment encodes these proteins:
- a CDS encoding MurR/RpiR family transcriptional regulator encodes MGTSIRALLLSQMDSFTPSEQKVAHALLDRYPSLGLGPIASVAKQAEVSDPTVFRFVVRIGFPNYSSFQQALYDEIDTAMNSPLARMDAFHSESGMRDSHSAIFQRLSESLATTIEGLDAAAFDAAVALLADPDVRIFCGGGRYTAPLASLFSFTLAYARPHVQYVEPNVNLASVALADMGHGDVLVIFDLRRYQKDSIRFAQAAHRLGTRILLITDEWRSPIGEFAEIVLRIQGRPFAMLQTNVPALALAEALVIGVTNQLPELARQRMEKIEDLNTDGIERDTNQRDLPE; translated from the coding sequence ATGGGGACGAGCATCAGGGCGTTGCTGTTATCCCAGATGGATAGCTTCACGCCGTCGGAACAGAAGGTTGCGCATGCGTTGCTGGATCGCTATCCGAGCCTCGGCCTCGGGCCGATCGCGAGCGTGGCCAAGCAGGCTGAAGTCAGCGACCCGACCGTGTTCCGCTTTGTCGTCCGGATCGGCTTTCCGAATTACTCGTCGTTCCAGCAGGCGCTGTACGACGAGATCGACACCGCGATGAATTCGCCGCTCGCGCGGATGGATGCGTTCCATTCCGAATCGGGCATGCGCGACAGCCATTCGGCCATTTTCCAGCGGCTGTCCGAGTCGCTCGCGACCACGATCGAAGGGCTCGACGCGGCTGCGTTCGACGCAGCCGTGGCGCTGCTGGCCGATCCGGACGTGCGCATCTTCTGCGGCGGCGGGCGCTACACGGCGCCGCTCGCGTCGCTGTTTTCGTTCACGCTGGCCTATGCGCGCCCGCATGTGCAGTACGTCGAACCGAACGTGAATCTCGCGTCGGTCGCACTGGCCGACATGGGGCACGGCGACGTGCTCGTCATCTTCGACCTTCGCCGCTACCAGAAGGACAGCATCCGCTTCGCGCAGGCCGCGCACCGGCTCGGCACGCGGATCCTGCTGATCACCGACGAATGGCGGTCGCCGATCGGCGAGTTCGCGGAGATCGTGCTGCGGATCCAGGGGCGCCCTTTCGCGATGCTGCAGACCAACGTGCCGGCGCTGGCGCTCGCCGAAGCGCTGGTGATCGGCGTGACGAACCAGTTGCCGGAACTGGCGCGGCAGCGGATGGAGAAGATCGAGGATCTCAATACCGACGGGATCGAGCGGGATACCAACCAGCGCGATTTGCCCGAATGA